A stretch of the Uranotaenia lowii strain MFRU-FL chromosome 3, ASM2978415v1, whole genome shotgun sequence genome encodes the following:
- the LOC129751402 gene encoding uncharacterized protein LOC129751402, with protein sequence MDIDKIEIAWEPDDGDEESIEQDVDMAPMAVASGLSEYPLVNRTVGDENGAIRCLFHVCKRLFCGQKVNQNCEWLVEAHSIEAFREYLWELIRPHIKRPVKFDEPEVRRYVAVSWDEPAHPTIQDAGRYVLFSLKEQRRNFSWDSLTPRKLITWNSGTILLSIQVYSNAVTCRQAYESVMHTLLFSPRPAKKAEPPKKVSKVLPEDADGYNFRDEVRALRETFMQMRDLMHILDNRISLLEEKCDQLVQKEPYIQLQQGAIPVQVVDVKDLGFLDPLLQPNVEIKQEDDPEQDD encoded by the exons ATGGACATCGACAAAATCGAGATAGCCTGGGAACCGGACGATGGCGACGAAGAGTCAATTGAACAGGACGTCGACATGGCACCAATGGCAGTTGCTTCCGGTTTATCGGAATACCCGCTGGTGAACCGCACCGTTGGCGATGAGAACGGAGCGATCCGGTGTCTGTTCCATGTTTGCAAGCGATTGTTTTGCGGACAAAAAGTAAATCAGAACTGCGAGTGGTTGGTGGAGGCCCACAGTATCGAAGCCTTCCGGGAGTATCTGTGGGAGCTAATTCGACCACACATAAAACGGCCGGTCAAATTTGATGAGCCCGAGGTACGCCGATACGTCGCTGTTAGCTGGGATGAACCGGCGCATCCAACGATTCAAGATGCTGGTCGCTACGTTTTGTTTTCTCTGAAGGAACAACGAAGG aaCTTTTCCTGGGATTCTCTAACCCCCAGAAAACTGATAACGTGGAATTCGGGTACGATTTTACTGAGCATACAAGTGTACTCGAATGCAGTTACTTGCCGACAGGCCTATGAATCGGTTATGCACACATTGCTATTCAGCCCTCGGCCAGCCAAAAAAGCGGAACCTCCAAAAAAGGTGTCCAAAGTGTTACCTGAGGACGCCGATGGCTACAACTTCCGGGACGAAGTTCGGGCCCTTAGGGAAACTTTCATGCAAATGCGGGATCTGATGCACATACTGGACAATCGAATCTCGCTCTTGGAGGAAAAGTGCGACCAGCTGGTCCAAAAGGAACCGTACATCCAGCTGCAGCAGGGAGCCATCCCGGTCCAGGTGGTCGATGTTAAGGATCTGGGTTTCCTGGATCCGCTGTTGCAGCCGAACGTTGAAATTAAACAGGAAGATGATCCTGAACAAGATGACTAG
- the LOC129751400 gene encoding plancitoxin-1-like, whose protein sequence is MMLRFLSIFAIYGLLISTTKAEIGCRDENNKLVDWYYLYKLPETNSHDPESGLYYSFITSDNADNPEWKRSKHNVNQAKSVPGRTLEPILKDAGKQFLSVLYNDEPPTGKTDGYRGHTKGVVATDGITGFWLVHSVPKYPPALGEAYQYPHTGRMYGQSFLCITFNASEMNTIGMQLNKNEPHVYSSGVPNGLKAQFPDLVEAISMKNSTEAPHWSHSKLISRNGVVFRSFAKDRNFRKELYADFIAPTLQVALFVESWQHGTGNLPSNCNIPELAVLNVKSVKVGDAEFTTLKDHSKWAVTGPGDSSFWICVGDINRQEHQKLRGGGSVCTESTGLSSVYFRSVVNVEECPLVRN, encoded by the exons ATGATGCTTCGCTTCTTAtcgatttttgcaatttatggACTGCTAATCAGCACCACTAAAGCCGAAATTGGATGCAGAGATGAAAACAATAAACTTGTTGATTG GTACTATCTGTACAAGCTACCGGAAACCAATTCCCACGATCCGGAGTCCGGTTTGTACTACAGTTTCATCACTTCGGACAACGCGGACAACCCAGAATGGAAGCGATCCAAGCATAATGTGAACCAAGCTAAAAGTGTTCCTGGAAGAACGCTGGAACCGATCCTCAAGGATGCCGGTAAGCAATTTCTTTCGGTGCTTTACAACGATGAACCTCCCACGGGTAAAACCGATGGTTATCGAGGCCATACTAAGGGCGTTGTGGCCACAGATGGTATAACTGGGTTTTGGTTGGTCCATTCGGTTCCGAAATACCCACCGGCACTTGGAGAAGCCTATCAGTATCCACACACCGGTCGCATGTACGGTCAAAGTTTCCTGTGCATAACTTTCAATGCGAGTGAGATGAATACAATCGGTATGCAGCTGAACAAAAATGAGCCGCACGTGTACTCGTCTGGGGTGCCAAATGGTTTGAAGGCCCAATTTCCGGATCTGGTCGAGGCAATCAGTATGAAGAATAGTACCGAAGCTCCCCACTGGAGCCATTCcaaactaatttcgagaaatGGCGTTGTTTTCCGATCGTTTGCTAAAGATCGCAACTTCAGGAAGGAACTGTACGCCGATTTCATCGCTCCAACACTGCAGGTGGCACTGTTCGTGGAATCGTGGCAACATGGAACCGGAAATCTACCGTCCAATTGTAACATCCCGGAGTTGGCTGTTCTAAACGTAAAAAGTGTAAAGGTGGGTGATGCCGAATTCACGACCCTGAAGGACCACTCCAAGTGGGCCGTTACTGGACCGGGAGATTCGAGTTTCTGGATCTGTGTGGGGGACATCAACCGACAGGAGCACCAGAAGCTGCGAGGCGGGGGAAGTGTCTGTACCGAATCCACCGGGCTGTCTAGCGTTTACTTCCGATCGGTTGTGAATGTTGAAGAGTGTCCTTTGGTTCGGAATtag
- the LOC129751401 gene encoding transmembrane protein 68-like, which produces MGTVPEELITLNNETIKYSTIFSYIDQYIDLNYSIWLYRLLTPLMLTFLLPSLFVLLIYLSISFLYVYKLHSRFILQVYNDGDFDFWDVARTLVALVWDSHGWIFHGYEVCGLENLPVEGPALIIYYHGAIPIDMYYLVARVYLKRSRLVYTVGDRFLEKLPGWSFLARVMKISPGTVQSCSSVLKEGNLLSISPGGVYEAQFGDSNYELLWRNRVGFAKVAIESRAPIIPMFTENLREGFRSFGFAKSLFVRLYNAVRFPVRPVYGGFPVKFRSHLGKPIPYDPSLTPEQLQEKVAYAIEDLINRNQRIPGSIMHGLLDRFIAKRKND; this is translated from the exons ATGGGAACCGTGCCGGAGGAACTGATAACCCTCAACAATGAAACCATCAAGTACTCGACGATTTTCAGCTACATAG ACCAGTACATCGATTTGAATTACTCCATATGGCTGTACCGGCTGCTGACCCCGCTAATGTTGACCTTTTTGCTCCCGTCGCTCTTCGTGTTACTCATTTACCTTTCCATATCGTTTTTGTATGTATACAAACTGCACAG TCGCTTTATACTGCAAGTCTACAACGATGGCGATTTCGACTTTTGGGACGTCGCTCGCACCCTGGTGGCCCTCGTTTGGGACTCGCACGGGTGGATCTTTCATG GGTACGAAGTATGCGGCCTTGAGAATCTCCCGGTGGAAGGTCCGGCCCTAATCATCTACTATCACGGGGCGATTCCGATCGACATGTACTATCTGGTGGCCCGAGTATACCTGAAACGATCCCGTCTGGTCTACACCGTGGGAGATCGTTTTCTGGAAAAGCTACCCGGCTGGAGTTTTCTGGCTCGGGTCATGAAAATCAGCCCCGGCACGGTACAATCCTGTTCCAGCGTACTAAAAGAGGGCAATCTCCTATCGATTTCACCGGGTGGCGTTTACGAGGCCCAGTTCGGCGATAGCAACTACGAACTGCTCTGGAGAAATCGGGTCGGCTTTGCAAAAGTTGCGATCGAATCGAGAGCC CCCATCATTCCAATGTTCACCGAGAATCTGCGGGAGGGTTTCCGTTCGTTCGGCTTTGCCAAGAGCCTGTTTGTGCGGTTGTACAACGCGGTACGCTTCCCGGTGCGACCGGTTTACGGTGGATTTCCGGTCAAATTTCGGTCCCACTTGGGGAAACCGATACCATACGACCCCTCACTGACCCCAGAACAGCTGCAGGAGAAGGTCGCCTACGCCATCGAGGACCTGATCAACCGGAACCAAAGGATACCGGGTAGCATTATGCATGGCCTGTTGGATCGTTTTATTGCCAAGCGGAAAAACGATTGA
- the LOC129751399 gene encoding protein HGH1 homolog, whose amino-acid sequence MNVLLKELTQFLSKTARLDLKAVSLTHILGLTGTKAGIELIGQNLKLLGNVVALVDDDSDVIRKDAVLALVNISAEESGAEVLVNKFLAQLVPKAYASILDETSKLSDPWSMLLCNLSRPEQFVEAVLEELHKIEHSIDKLTTCFTRVNYNQAKGHLNYLGPLFSNLSQCRAGREIFCNRTTGLLVRILPFVHHEGSIVRRGGAVGLLKNICFDSNVHQWLLDDGIDVLPFILLPLAGPEEFDDEINDKLPVELQYLGPDKKREEDPDIRKMLLESLAQLCATKKGREHLRGRGTYEVLRELHKFECGSEGDPRVLVACENVVDILIRTEDEIGEDNLKTLEIPEDMKQKIEDLNDNK is encoded by the exons ATGAACGTCCTTCTGAAGGAATTGACTCAATTCTTGAGTAAAACGGCCCGGTTGGACCTGAAAGCCGTTTCATTGACGCACATTCTTGGGCTGACAGGAACAAAAGCAGGTATAGAGCTAATAGGTCAGAATTTAAAGCTTCTGGGAAACGTCGTGGCGCTTGTTGACGATGACTCGGACGTGATACGGAAGGACGCCGTTTTGGCATTGGTCAACATTTCTGCCGAAGAATCGGGAGCTGAGGTGCTTGTTAACAaa tttttagctcAACTGGTACCCAAGGCGTACGCTAGCATTTTGGATGAGACCTCAAAGCTGTCTGATCCCTGGAGTATGCTTTTGTGTAACTTAAGTCGGCCGGAACAGTTCGTCGAAGCTGTCCTGGAAGAGCTACACAAAATAGAACATTCCATAGACAAACTTACAACCTGCTTTACACGGGTCAATTACAACCAGGCGAAGGGACACCTCAACTACTTGGGACCTCTGTTCAGCAATCTATCTCAATGCAGAGCAGGACGGGAAATATTCTGCAACCGAACGACTGGCCTTTTGGTGCGAATTCTGCCCTTTGTGCATCACGAGGGCAGTATCGTCCGCAGAGGAGGGGCCGTTGgtcttttgaaaaacatttgctTCGATTCGAACGTTCATCAGTGGCTGCTGGATGACGGGATCGACGTACTTCCGTTTATTCTTCTTCCTTTGGCCGGGCCGGAAGAATTCGACGATGAGATCAACGATAAGCTGCCAGTTGAGCTACAATATTTGGGTCCGGATAAAAAACGTGAAGAGGATCCGGATATAAGGAAGATGCTGCTGGAATCGCTGGCTCAGTTGTGTGCCACCAAAAAAGGTCGAGAGCATTTGCGGGGTCGAGGGACCTACGAAGTCCTGAGAGAATTGCACAAATTCGAATGTGGGAGTGAAGGTGACCCGAGGGTCTTAGTGGCTTGCGAAAACGTTGTTGATATTCTCATAAG aacgGAAGACGAAATTGGAGAAGACAATTTGAAAACTCTAGAGATTCCCGAGGATATGAAGCAAAAAATTGAAGACTTAAAcgacaataaataa
- the LOC129753604 gene encoding LOW QUALITY PROTEIN: probable cytochrome P450 313a4 (The sequence of the model RefSeq protein was modified relative to this genomic sequence to represent the inferred CDS: substituted 1 base at 1 genomic stop codon) codes for IFIXIRCIIMYFHRPSTLHDGSVHALGDAVLLRRIGDGGFHDDTFFVAVLLEFGVDVLATIIASQSGDFGSKTSSGHRSIFSERLKDFALRFENVDGGKMREVIDEAHEDFPTIPGCWRESSTHVCMDELQGAFRVCGGVQTFDHLVSDEFLKTSFPDVPVPAMLQRQLSFGFCRQRRTETPDSHIQLVQTTSSGGDAHHSLILANVRVLLVEGHFHSAFRNLLHGKQIGEKTRHVQDIVDSAVDFLAVHKGCQFDLASEVTPFVTDHVLGSTTVKHPSEFAFIAAAGRLRHRHECDVLTRKADFFGSVPLDSQVACVQRTPFHIPSSPHRAAVSRPRSAISISQIPSSIAPPANKKNTSTGSLNMMLADSSSRTTFSNDKMCSSKDTFSSYFALANLCSKKKTPDTPFRSKLFLRASQMAFGDGFPRIYYWHFRRSRRRFYELAAKIPGPFDWPLIGSIHLGFGRSATGICEYMLQFLHTIPTPMRAWLGPHLFMVFDDPEHLAVILNSQHCLRKSLVYKFFGLSDGLLTAEPHLWRKLRRNLNPSFSLANLQSFIPTFNEKSNILAKRLEPFLDKGEFNILPFMGELSLSISTVTTLGLDLDKDTSECRKNYKENADHLFTLRWSRIYKAWFHLDFIYKLSATWREEKARSEVFEQMSKKVLEMRMEQKRQNPTNKTVEEDDFNIRAPRLFIENLENFLSQSSQLDNRIILDNLNTIIFAATDTSATVASTTLLMLAMHPEVQERVYQEVISVAPSGPLEYQDVSKLEYMEMVIKESMRLVPVVALVGRICEKDLPVGEHVIPAGAEIVIPIFKLHRNKRIWGPNAEEFDPENFSRENCAKMHPYAFLAFSGGARNCIGMKYAYLTLKIVLANLLQHYRFSTRLKLDELKFHASIVLQVANGHMVSIQRRV; via the exons atttttatctgaatacgatgtataatt atgtatttt CATCGCCCGAGCACGCTCCATGATGGTTCTGTTCATGCGCTCGGCGACGCCGTTCTGCTGAGGCGTATAGGGGATGGTGGTTTCCATGACGATACCTTTTTCGTTGCAGTACTCCTGGAATTCGGTGTTGATGTACTCGCCACCATTATCGCTTCTCAATCGGGCGATTTTGGTTCCAAAACGAGTAGTGGCCATCGCAGCATATTTTCTGAACGCCTCAAAGACTTCGCTCTTCGCTTCGAGAATGTAGACGGCGGTAAAATGCGTGAAGTCATCGATGAAGctcacgaagattttcccactATTCCAGGATGCTGGCGAGAAAGCTCCACACACGTCTGTATGGATGAGCTCCAAGGGGC ATTCAGAGTCTGCGGTGGCGTCCAAACCTTCGACCATCTCGTTTCGGATGAGTTTCTGAAGACCAGCTTTCCCGATGTGCCCGTACCGGCGATGCTACAACGACAGCTTTCCTTCGGTTTCTGCCGTCAGCGCCGAACCGAAACTCCGGATTCTCACATCCAGCTCGTACAAACGACCTCTTCTGGGGGCGACGCACACCACTCGCTTATTCTGGCGAATGTGCGCGTTCTTTTGGTTGAAGGTCACTTCCATTCCGCGTTCCGTAACCTGCTTCACGGAAAACAAATTGGTGAGAAGACCAGGCACGTACAGGACATCGTGGACAGTGCAGTTGATTTCCTTGCCGTCCACAAGGGCTGCCAATTTGACCTCGCCAGCGAAGTGACTC CTTTTGTCACCGACCATGTGCTCGGAAGCACCACTGTCAAGCACCCATCGGAATTTGCCTTCATCGCCGCTGCTGGCCGCCTGCGCCACCGTCACGAATGCGATGTC TTGACTCGGAAGGCTGACTTTTTCGGTTCGGTTCCTCTGGACAGTCAGGTCGCTTGTGTCCAG CGAACGCCGTTCCACATTCCATCCTCACCGCACCGTGCTGCCGTTTCACGTCCTCGTTCAGCAATCTCGATTTCACAAATTCCATCGAGCATTGCTCCACCGGCAAA CAAAAAGAACACCAGCACCGGCTCATTGAATATGATGTTAGCCGATTCCAGTTCACGGACCACCTTCTCGAACGACAAAATGTGCTCCTCCAAAGACACTTTCTCGTCGTACTTCGCGCTGGCCAACCTTTGCAGTAAAAAGAAGACACCGGACACACCCTTTCGGTCGAAATTGTTCCTCAGGGCGTCCCAAATGGCCTTCGGGGACGGCTTTCCACGGAT TTACTATTGGCACTTTCGAAGATCGCGTCGACGTTTCTATGAACTCGCGGCTAAGATTCCCGGTCCCTTCGATTGGCCCCTGATCGGAAGCATTCATCTGGGATTCGGTCGAAGTGCGACAGGTATTTGTGAATACATGCTGCAGTTTCTTCACACCATTCCGACTCCGATGAGGGCCTGGTTGGGTCCACATTTGTTCATGGTATTCGACGATCCGGAACATCTAGCGGTGATCCTGAACTCTCAGCACTGTCTTAGGAAATCCTTAGTCTACAAATTCTTCGGTTTGAGCGACGGTCTCCTGACTGCTGAACCCCATCTTTGGCGAAAATTGCGTAGAAATCTGAATCCTTCTTTCTCGCTAGCGAACCTTCAAAGCTTCATTCCGACGTTCaatgaaaaatcgaatattttggcCAAACGCTTGGAGCCTTTCCTGGACAAGGGCGAGTTCAACATTTTACCATTCATGGGAGAGCTTTCGCTGTCAATCAGCACCGTCACCACCTTAGGACTAGACCTCGATAAAGATACCAGTGAGTGTCGGAAAAACTACAAGGAAAACGCCGATCACCTGTTTACTCTCAGATGGTCCCGAATATACAAGGCTTGGTTTCATCTGGATTTCATCTACAAGCTCAGTGCCACGTGGAGGGAAGAAAAGGCCCGCTCAGAAGTGTTCGAACAAATGTCTAAAAAG GTTCTCGAAATGCGAATGGAACAAAAACGGCAAAACCCTACAAATAAGACTGTGGAAGAGGATGATTTCAACATTCGAGCACCCCGGTTGTTCAtcgaaaatctggaaaatttctTATCCCAATCGTCCCAGTTGGACAACCGCATCATTCTGGACAATCTGAATACGATCATTTTTGCTGCCACCGACACTTCGGCCACCGTGGCCTCAACCACCCTTCTTATGCTGGCCATGCATCCGGAAGTTCAGGAACGAGTCTACCAGGAGGTGATCAGCGTGGCACCCAGTGGTCCTCTCGAGTATCAAGATGTATCGAAACTGGAGTACATGGAAATGGTTATAAAGGAATCGATGCGACTGGTTCCGGTCGTTGCCTTGGTTGGGCGCATATGCGAAAAAGATCTACCGGTTGGAGAGCACGTGATTCCAGCTGGAGCAGAGATCGTGATTCCGATTTTTAAATTGCACCGAAATAAGCGAATCTGGGGACCTAATGCGGAAGAATTTGATCCGGAAAATTTCTCCCGTGAGAACTGCGCTAAAATGCACCCCTATGCGTTTCTAGCATTCAGTGGAGGTGCGCGGAATTGCATTGGAATGAAGTATGCGTATTTAACTCTGAAGATTGTGCTGGCTAATTTGTTGCAGCACTATCGATTCAGTACCCGATTGAAGCTGGACGAATTGAAGTTCCATGCTTCAATTGTGCTACAAGTTGCCAACGGGCACATGGTTAGCATACAACGGCGAGTTTAA